One genomic window of Gammaproteobacteria bacterium includes the following:
- a CDS encoding carboxymuconolactone decarboxylase family protein — protein MNIEQLKNALPEYAKDIKLNLINVLSIDGAPDLNLNQIYGIALSSALATGNKEVITAITAQAENYLSEKELEAAKAATIIMAMNNVYYRFIHLASDKSYAAMPAKLRMNVIGNPGIDKVNFELNCLAVSAMNGCGMCMDAHAHELTKAGISKLGVQSCVRIAAVVNAATISLKI, from the coding sequence ATGAACATCGAACAATTAAAAAACGCCTTACCCGAATACGCAAAGGACATCAAACTGAATCTCATCAATGTGCTCAGCATCGATGGCGCGCCGGATTTAAATTTAAATCAAATCTACGGCATTGCACTCTCTTCAGCTTTGGCGACTGGTAATAAAGAAGTGATAACTGCCATCACAGCACAAGCAGAAAATTACCTCTCTGAAAAAGAACTGGAAGCAGCCAAAGCCGCTACGATTATCATGGCCATGAATAATGTGTACTACCGCTTTATTCATCTAGCCAGCGATAAATCCTATGCTGCGATGCCAGCTAAATTACGCATGAATGTGATTGGCAATCCAGGGATTGATAAAGTTAATTTTGAATTAAATTGTCTAGCGGTTTCAGCAATGAATGGCTGTGGGATGTGTATGGACGCGCATGCGCATGAATTGACTAAAGCGGGAATTAGCAAACTGGGTGTGCAGTCTTGCGTGAGGATTGCTGCTGTTGTTAATGCAGCAACTATAAGCTTAAAAATTTAA
- a CDS encoding peroxiredoxin → MLTIGDTFPAFNVKAVISNTIQDAFVDINHKTYAYQWQVIFFWPKDFTFVCPTEIAEFGRLNSEFADRDTQLLGVSTDSEFVHLAWKQHKEELQHLPFPMLADVKRDLSSALGILDKNEGVAQRATFIVDPQGIIRFVMVTDLNVGRNPKEVLRILDALQTDELCPCNWQKGEQTLVVA, encoded by the coding sequence ATGTTAACCATTGGCGATACTTTCCCTGCTTTTAACGTCAAAGCTGTCATTTCAAATACTATCCAAGATGCCTTTGTGGATATAAACCATAAAACTTATGCGTATCAATGGCAGGTGATTTTCTTTTGGCCTAAAGATTTTACTTTTGTCTGCCCTACTGAAATCGCTGAATTCGGTCGTTTAAACAGCGAATTCGCCGATCGTGATACGCAACTACTAGGAGTCAGCACCGATTCTGAATTTGTCCATCTAGCCTGGAAACAGCATAAAGAAGAATTACAGCACCTACCCTTTCCCATGCTGGCAGATGTAAAGCGCGATTTATCCAGTGCCTTGGGGATACTGGATAAAAACGAAGGCGTAGCACAACGCGCAACCTTCATTGTCGATCCACAAGGCATTATTCGCTTTGTGATGGTCACTGATCTGAATGTCGGACGCAATCCCAAAGAGGTTTTGCGCATTTTAGATGCACTGCAAACGGATGAGTTATGTCCGTGTAATTGGCAAAAAGGCGAACAGACGCTGGTAGTTGCTTAA
- a CDS encoding LysR substrate-binding domain-containing protein, giving the protein MNLRDLNYLSVLAEQGHFGKAAAKCFISQPTLSMQIKKLEQELGVALLERSGKSILLTEVGHQVVEHAREILQQTKQIREIAAAARDPEAGELKVGIIPTLAPYFLPRIIPRITSAFPKLKLYLFEDRTAHLIAKLSQGIIDTAILALPIIAQDLTSYHLFDEAFRLAVPSGHSLGKRKLIKQADLTNEKLLLLEEGHCLRDQALAICATANALENKNFQGTSLETLRHMIAAGMGVTLMPELACLSHEQISYVAFSTPKPSRAIGMLWRTSSVKIPLLIAFGALIRKVMC; this is encoded by the coding sequence ATGAACTTACGTGACCTTAACTACTTAAGTGTTCTGGCCGAGCAAGGCCATTTTGGCAAGGCGGCAGCTAAGTGCTTTATCAGCCAACCTACCCTCAGTATGCAGATTAAAAAACTCGAACAAGAACTGGGGGTAGCATTGCTTGAGCGCAGCGGTAAATCGATTTTGCTGACCGAGGTGGGTCATCAAGTCGTAGAACATGCCCGAGAAATTTTACAACAGACTAAACAAATACGCGAAATCGCCGCAGCAGCCCGCGATCCCGAAGCAGGGGAATTAAAGGTGGGTATTATCCCAACTTTAGCGCCTTATTTTTTACCGCGCATTATTCCTCGCATCACTTCAGCATTTCCCAAGCTTAAATTATATTTATTTGAAGACAGAACAGCCCATTTAATCGCTAAACTTTCACAAGGAATTATCGATACGGCTATTTTAGCTTTGCCGATTATTGCGCAAGATTTAACTTCTTATCATTTATTTGATGAAGCATTCAGATTAGCTGTCCCTTCTGGACATAGTTTGGGTAAGAGAAAATTAATTAAACAGGCTGATTTGACGAATGAAAAGCTATTACTATTAGAGGAAGGACACTGCTTGCGCGATCAAGCATTGGCGATCTGTGCGACAGCCAATGCCCTGGAAAATAAAAATTTTCAAGGGACGAGTCTTGAAACGCTGCGGCATATGATTGCAGCTGGGATGGGGGTCACCTTGATGCCGGAATTAGCCTGTCTATCTCATGAGCAAATTAGCTATGTGGCGTTTTCAACTCCCAAACCGTCACGTGCGATTGGTATGTTATGGCGGACTTCCAGTGTGAAAATTCCACTGTTAATTGCCTTTGGCGCTTTGATTAGAAAAGTAATGTGCTAA
- a CDS encoding thioesterase family protein has product MNHIQYIWEAKVRDYELDSQSIVNHATFVNYFEQGRNDFARSLGVDHLQYYQAGFALVISDITIKYRLPLKAGDEFYVTSNIAELTGTRLIIAQELRLKHSDHLIAKASVDIACINLQTRRSGIPDMLKDTLAHYFSNQSAKGN; this is encoded by the coding sequence ATGAATCACATCCAATACATCTGGGAAGCAAAAGTCCGCGATTATGAACTGGACTCACAAAGCATAGTCAATCATGCGACCTTTGTGAATTACTTTGAACAAGGTAGAAATGACTTTGCTCGATCGCTAGGCGTAGATCACCTTCAATACTATCAAGCTGGCTTTGCCCTGGTTATTTCTGACATTACCATTAAGTATCGATTGCCATTAAAAGCGGGAGATGAATTTTATGTCACTTCAAATATCGCTGAGCTCACCGGCACACGCTTAATTATTGCCCAGGAACTACGCCTCAAACACTCAGATCATTTAATAGCCAAAGCCAGCGTTGATATTGCCTGTATTAATCTACAAACTCGGAGGTCAGGTATTCCCGATATGCTAAAAGACACTTTAGCACATTACTTTTCTAATCAAAGCGCCAAAGGCAATTAA
- a CDS encoding multidrug effflux MFS transporter: protein MASLRLAIILAMAVALGPFAFDTYLPSFPSIAEGLHTDIDNVGYSVSVYIFGLAFGQLIGGPLSDRYGRAKIMLTGLVLFSVASIMIACSHSLSALIVWRIIQSFGGGWCAVSVPAIVRDRVEGQEAARLFSLIAQMMIVAPAIAPMVGSIILTVANWRGIFVFIAAYAVLVIVLLRLYLFSEPAPIKPVMGKITFFSSYVAVIKNPVAIYLILLQAFAFSIMMIFLTNASFIYQEWFGVSKFVFAVFFFCNIAMMGFLAFINRLLLRRFAASLLLSLAVVLQTLAVLVLVGIVYFHDYKLILFVPALMVTVGSMGVISPNNQACYLQFFKHNSATAAALMGALQLTVAGCMSALSAWMGNHTLRPIVLLMALCATLSLLMMLRSIIVLRKNKLIETGL, encoded by the coding sequence ATGGCTTCTTTAAGATTAGCAATTATTTTGGCAATGGCGGTAGCGCTTGGCCCTTTTGCCTTTGATACCTACCTACCTTCTTTTCCCAGTATTGCAGAAGGCTTGCATACCGATATTGATAATGTGGGCTACAGTGTCAGTGTTTATATCTTTGGCTTGGCTTTTGGTCAATTGATTGGCGGACCTTTATCTGATCGCTATGGGCGAGCAAAAATCATGTTAACCGGTTTGGTATTATTTTCAGTAGCCAGCATCATGATTGCTTGCAGCCATTCTCTGTCGGCATTAATTGTGTGGCGAATTATTCAATCATTTGGGGGTGGTTGGTGTGCGGTGAGTGTCCCTGCCATCGTGCGCGATCGGGTGGAAGGGCAGGAGGCGGCCAGATTATTTAGTTTAATCGCACAGATGATGATCGTGGCTCCAGCTATAGCACCCATGGTTGGCAGTATTATACTGACGGTAGCGAATTGGCGTGGAATTTTTGTATTTATAGCCGCTTATGCGGTGCTGGTCATTGTGTTATTGCGATTATATTTATTTTCTGAACCAGCGCCTATCAAACCGGTAATGGGTAAAATTACGTTTTTTTCCAGTTATGTTGCAGTGATAAAAAATCCGGTAGCGATTTATTTAATTCTGTTACAAGCGTTTGCTTTTAGTATTATGATGATTTTTTTGACGAATGCTTCATTTATTTATCAAGAATGGTTTGGGGTATCAAAATTTGTTTTTGCGGTGTTTTTTTTCTGTAACATTGCGATGATGGGATTTTTGGCTTTTATTAATCGTCTATTATTACGGCGTTTTGCGGCGTCTTTGTTGTTGTCTTTGGCGGTAGTGTTGCAGACGCTAGCTGTGCTGGTGTTGGTGGGCATTGTGTATTTTCATGATTATAAATTAATATTATTTGTTCCGGCATTAATGGTGACAGTGGGTTCAATGGGAGTCATATCACCCAACAATCAGGCCTGTTATTTGCAGTTTTTTAAACACAATAGCGCAACGGCCGCAGCGTTAATGGGCGCTTTACAATTAACTGTGGCGGGTTGCATGAGTGCGTTATCTGCTTGGATGGGTAATCACACCTTGCGTCCAATTGTGCTTTTAATGGCTTTGTGTGCGACTTTATCGCTGCTAATGATGTTAAGATCTATTATAGTCTTACGGAAAAATAAATTAATTGAAACCGGATTGTAG
- a CDS encoding cupin domain-containing protein codes for MIRGLKGKLLTLSAVVVLSTLSTTAFPSNSANPGSDEVYNPQVVGQIFKSAEANNNWKLAFLTGKNAQIVFMNVSPATNPQNEIGMETHPFDQVILLVQGSGKALLNGKESAIKAGDLIFIPQGIQHNIINSNPNLPLKLISFYSNRDIPANAAYKTKAEAP; via the coding sequence ATGATTAGAGGTTTAAAAGGAAAATTGCTTACCTTGAGTGCTGTCGTTGTATTAAGTACATTGAGTACCACGGCCTTTCCGTCGAACTCAGCTAACCCAGGAAGTGATGAAGTATATAATCCGCAAGTGGTTGGACAAATTTTTAAATCTGCTGAAGCCAATAATAATTGGAAGTTGGCATTTTTAACAGGGAAGAATGCCCAAATCGTCTTCATGAATGTCTCTCCCGCCACAAATCCGCAAAATGAAATTGGCATGGAAACCCATCCATTTGACCAAGTGATTTTACTGGTTCAAGGAAGCGGAAAAGCACTATTAAATGGCAAGGAATCAGCGATAAAGGCTGGTGACCTCATATTTATTCCGCAGGGTATCCAACATAATATTATTAATTCTAATCCGAATCTTCCGTTAAAATTAATTAGTTTTTATTCCAATAGGGATATACCTGCTAATGCAGCTTATAAGACTAAAGCTGAGGCTCCTTGA
- a CDS encoding L,D-transpeptidase family protein produces MHAITTVLVCTLATGHSYPCSIGKNGVCAHKQEGDNTTPAGSFALRRVFYREDKLTAPELATLTQLKERGFSVQPLTPDDGWCDDPASPYYNQYIKLSTFDRTKVPPHENLWHKDDDLYDIIVALGYNDNPVRPSKGSAVFMHIARQTSEDNYEPTAGCVAFSKNDLLQVLAHATLASRLVVTEKGTITLK; encoded by the coding sequence TTGCACGCGATCACCACTGTATTAGTATGCACTCTGGCTACTGGACACAGCTATCCCTGCAGTATAGGCAAAAACGGCGTTTGCGCGCACAAACAAGAAGGGGATAATACAACACCGGCGGGAAGCTTCGCCTTGCGACGCGTTTTTTATCGTGAAGATAAATTAACTGCACCCGAGCTTGCGACGTTAACTCAGTTAAAAGAGCGGGGTTTCAGCGTCCAACCCCTGACACCCGATGATGGCTGGTGTGATGACCCGGCTTCTCCTTATTATAATCAATACATCAAATTATCCACATTCGATAGAACAAAAGTCCCTCCCCATGAAAACTTATGGCATAAGGATGATGATCTTTACGATATCATTGTCGCGCTGGGATACAATGATAATCCCGTACGGCCGAGTAAAGGCAGCGCGGTTTTTATGCATATTGCCAGACAAACGTCGGAAGATAATTATGAACCCACTGCGGGGTGTGTGGCATTTTCTAAAAATGATTTATTACAAGTTTTAGCCCATGCCACACTCGCTTCTCGCCTGGTGGTGACTGAAAAAGGCACCATCACGCTTAAATAA
- a CDS encoding LuxR C-terminal-related transcriptional regulator: MQAKKISDYYALSQLIRPTSNPYLTHEVFYPEFFKKTEQTKKLTTTSKINIAEKKRYYLGNKYPGVYFTNQEAKCMVHFLKGLSNAKIGKILQLSTKTIGYYCSRMRFKLGCRTKLMLIELIKTTDFMHCLHEID, translated from the coding sequence ATGCAGGCTAAAAAAATATCAGATTATTATGCCCTAAGCCAATTAATCAGACCGACATCAAACCCTTACTTGACCCATGAAGTTTTCTATCCAGAATTTTTCAAAAAAACCGAACAAACTAAAAAACTTACCACAACTTCGAAAATAAATATTGCAGAAAAAAAACGTTATTATTTGGGAAATAAATATCCAGGTGTATATTTTACTAACCAAGAAGCCAAATGCATGGTGCATTTCTTAAAAGGTTTGAGCAATGCAAAAATTGGTAAAATTTTGCAACTATCGACAAAAACGATAGGCTACTATTGCAGTAGAATGCGCTTTAAATTGGGTTGTCGCACGAAATTAATGCTGATTGAATTAATTAAGACTACAGATTTTATGCACTGTCTACATGAGATAGATTAA
- a CDS encoding response regulator, with amino-acid sequence METAPLFYWPTDILIVDDNQSFLENFSSALDESASVIIFDNPHAALEALSKNNNVFEDLSSLATFVNSNEYDDENPLKKIDYSKLSNFIYQKQRFNNISIAIVDYTMPKMNGVEFCKKISNSRIKKIMLTGDASYEIAVKSLNHDIIDAFVPKDATHVFDEVNQYIKKMRLAYFSDISNSLQGDPQNTLKTSQDYLKLFRQFVKQNNIVEYYQLDVSGSYLALDKAGHNYWLVIKSMDKLQQDIDVAKYHKENIEVLKKLETKTHLLFLFSEIEKKLPVSLWGNYIFPIANSFSFNNCQYFSAIIKKEDFSLRRKDIGTLQAYLSDR; translated from the coding sequence ATGGAAACAGCACCCCTATTTTACTGGCCAACTGATATTTTAATAGTCGATGACAACCAAAGCTTTTTAGAAAACTTCAGCTCAGCCTTAGATGAAAGTGCTTCTGTGATAATATTTGATAACCCACATGCCGCTTTAGAAGCTTTAAGCAAAAATAATAATGTCTTTGAAGATTTATCTTCTTTAGCAACTTTTGTGAATTCCAATGAATACGATGATGAAAATCCACTAAAAAAAATCGACTACAGTAAACTATCCAATTTTATTTATCAAAAACAGAGATTTAACAATATCTCTATTGCCATAGTCGACTACACCATGCCAAAAATGAATGGTGTTGAATTCTGTAAAAAAATCTCCAACTCTCGTATAAAAAAAATTATGCTCACTGGCGACGCCAGTTATGAGATTGCTGTGAAATCTCTTAATCACGATATTATTGATGCGTTTGTACCCAAAGATGCCACCCATGTTTTTGATGAAGTCAATCAATACATTAAAAAAATGCGCTTAGCCTATTTCTCAGATATCTCTAACTCCTTGCAGGGTGATCCGCAAAATACACTGAAAACTTCTCAAGATTATTTGAAATTATTCAGGCAATTTGTCAAACAAAATAATATAGTGGAATACTACCAATTGGATGTCTCCGGCAGTTACTTGGCGTTAGATAAAGCCGGTCATAATTATTGGCTAGTTATAAAGAGCATGGATAAGCTACAACAAGATATAGACGTGGCCAAATACCATAAAGAAAACATTGAAGTGCTTAAAAAATTAGAAACGAAAACCCATCTTTTATTTCTCTTCTCTGAAATAGAAAAAAAACTACCCGTTTCACTATGGGGTAATTATATTTTTCCCATTGCAAACTCTTTCAGTTTTAATAACTGTCAATATTTCAGTGCGATTATTAAGAAAGAAGACTTTAGTTTACGGCGCAAAGATATTGGTACGCTTCAGGCTTACTTGAGCGATAGATAA
- a CDS encoding HAMP domain-containing sensor histidine kinase, producing MGIHNISDIKKSINQIALLPLVIIFCLATLVLSVFNYKSQLNKQYLNHHILLGLFATYQSQLSEKISIIASSPIFLDYLHSGERTKTATLPDFLSLLETLKDFSGGIEGIKIQDIDSNNLFQSISFQDGTVSPDNVTLKLCYLGNLLNTQFGQCKYQLTLYFNKALLEKSLLKSQLNLNHCPKCTPIDFIDKHLAFGTFPILSSTGLKLNLEITKQLEWLIFYDIGLLFLALIIFAFWNRRRVNYLTQQYIVSPLMTLNTALKSGDGLRKVEYPIEEVAYLANELISWQEKYKSALTSEQQAKIGRIASQLAHDIRSPLAALQTIVQDLSGFTQTQKKIIQHVVLRINDIANNLLRSPKSISTNTTALTTTQPEVIAPIIESLVLEKKIQFNYKTVHFDLNFQPHALKIAVNVNPSEFKRVISNLLDNAVESLKEKGQIHISLISDTDTIKIIIADNGCGMSHDLLNKVLNDGISTKPEGHGMGLSHATKCINQWSGQLAIESEETRGTTISITLPIAIKFQPAQPATEEPIIILDDNKVLTETWKLQGELRGKQVMTFNRVEEFLQAIKHYAKNTPIYIDSYLSEDMRGEILAKQLFEQGYQNLYLTTGFEKSQFKDMYWIKEIVGKEPPF from the coding sequence ATGGGTATTCATAACATAAGTGATATAAAAAAATCTATTAATCAGATAGCGCTTTTACCTTTAGTCATTATATTTTGTCTAGCCACCTTAGTTTTGAGTGTATTCAATTACAAATCTCAACTCAATAAACAATATCTAAATCATCATATTTTGCTAGGCCTATTTGCCACTTATCAATCACAACTCTCCGAGAAAATTAGCATCATCGCTTCATCACCGATTTTTTTAGATTATCTGCACTCTGGAGAACGCACCAAAACCGCTACTCTACCTGATTTTCTATCTTTACTGGAAACTTTAAAAGATTTCAGCGGCGGCATTGAAGGGATAAAAATTCAGGATATAGATAGTAATAACTTGTTTCAAAGTATTTCCTTCCAAGATGGAACAGTAAGTCCTGATAATGTCACTTTAAAATTATGTTATCTCGGCAACTTACTCAATACCCAGTTCGGTCAATGCAAGTATCAATTAACCTTATATTTTAATAAAGCCCTGTTAGAAAAATCCTTGCTGAAATCTCAATTAAATCTCAATCATTGTCCAAAATGTACACCTATTGACTTTATCGATAAACACTTAGCGTTTGGCACTTTTCCTATCCTGTCTTCTACCGGCTTGAAACTTAACCTTGAAATTACCAAACAATTAGAGTGGTTAATATTTTATGATATAGGATTATTATTTTTAGCCCTCATTATATTCGCCTTTTGGAACCGGCGCCGCGTCAACTATCTTACGCAACAATATATCGTTTCCCCACTAATGACTTTAAATACTGCATTAAAATCCGGCGATGGCTTGCGCAAAGTGGAGTATCCTATTGAAGAAGTAGCTTATCTCGCTAATGAATTAATTAGCTGGCAAGAAAAATATAAATCGGCTTTAACCAGTGAGCAACAAGCGAAAATTGGACGCATTGCATCACAGTTGGCGCATGATATCCGCTCACCGCTGGCCGCATTACAAACCATAGTCCAAGATCTATCTGGGTTTACCCAAACACAAAAAAAAATAATCCAGCATGTCGTGCTACGTATTAATGACATAGCCAATAATTTATTGCGTTCTCCAAAGAGCATTTCCACAAACACCACCGCTCTAACCACAACGCAACCTGAAGTAATTGCACCCATTATTGAAAGTTTAGTTCTTGAAAAGAAAATACAATTCAATTATAAAACCGTTCACTTTGATCTCAATTTTCAACCCCATGCTCTTAAAATTGCAGTTAATGTCAATCCCTCAGAATTCAAGCGCGTCATTTCTAACTTATTGGATAATGCTGTTGAATCACTAAAAGAAAAAGGCCAGATTCATATCAGTTTAATCTCAGATACAGATACCATTAAAATTATCATCGCAGATAATGGTTGTGGGATGTCACACGATTTGCTAAATAAAGTACTAAACGATGGCATTAGCACTAAACCTGAAGGTCATGGCATGGGATTATCACATGCCACAAAATGTATCAATCAATGGTCAGGACAATTAGCCATTGAATCTGAAGAAACTCGAGGCACCACCATTAGCATCACACTGCCCATTGCCATAAAATTTCAACCAGCTCAACCCGCAACTGAAGAACCCATCATCATTTTAGATGACAATAAAGTTTTAACTGAAACCTGGAAATTACAAGGCGAGCTGCGTGGGAAACAGGTAATGACTTTTAATCGCGTAGAGGAATTTTTGCAAGCAATTAAACATTATGCAAAAAACACACCTATTTATATAGACTCTTACCTTTCTGAAGATATGCGCGGAGAAATATTAGCTAAACAATTATTTGAACAAGGTTATCAAAACCTGTATTTGACGACAGGTTTTGAGAAAAGTCAATTTAAAGACATGTATTGGATTAAAGAAATAGTCGGCAAAGAACCGCCGTTCTAA
- the tkt gene encoding transketolase: protein MKRSKTSSLDQLCVNTLRTLSIDAVQKADSGHPGLPLDAAPMAYVLWTRHLRHNPKNPNWHNRDRFVLSAGHGSMLLYSLLHLTGYAVSLEQIKQFRQWGSITPGHPESELTPGVEVTTGPLGQGFANGVGMAIAESYLAARYNRPGFNLIDHFTYALVSDGDLMEGVAAEAASLAGHLKLGKLIYLYDDNHMTLSASTQLAFTEDCQQRFNAYGWHTHMIEDGNDLEAIDQAIKNAQQETLRPSIIIIRTHLGYGSPHKHDTFEAHGSPLGVEEVKLTKQNLGWPIEPNFYIPKEATKHFHNALLQGRKLEKSWNERLTAYAKKYPDLAREFLHLMNKELPLGWNENIPVFPAHEKGMATRDASAKVMQAFSPNLPGFIGGSADLNPSTKTQLINLGNFQNPDMAVGDTQGSVDGGWTYAGRNIYYGVREHAMGAISNGLATFNGIIPFTATFLTFADYMRPPMRLAALMGLQVIYVFTHDSLALGEDGPTHQPIEQLASLRAIPKVVVIRPADANETAIAWQVAIETRHTPVALVLTRQAVPTLDRKEFASAEGLRRGAYILADAPKSKPDIILIASGSEVSLIVQAQKELQKKNIAVRTVSMPSWELFTAQSQKYRDSVLPPTVPLRLAVEAGVSQGWERYIGEQGAMISVEKFGASAPAATLMEHYGFTTKNVYKQALALLKKKTS, encoded by the coding sequence ATGAAACGCAGCAAAACCTCCTCTTTAGACCAACTCTGCGTTAATACCCTACGCACACTTTCCATCGACGCGGTGCAAAAAGCAGATAGCGGGCACCCTGGCCTACCCCTAGATGCGGCGCCAATGGCCTATGTGCTATGGACACGGCATCTACGTCACAACCCCAAGAATCCTAATTGGCATAACCGCGACCGCTTTGTGCTTTCCGCCGGACACGGTTCTATGCTGTTGTATAGTTTGCTACATCTGACCGGATATGCCGTTTCCCTGGAACAAATAAAACAATTTAGGCAATGGGGCAGCATCACACCCGGCCATCCCGAAAGTGAATTAACCCCAGGCGTTGAAGTCACTACAGGACCACTGGGACAAGGCTTTGCCAATGGCGTCGGTATGGCCATCGCTGAAAGTTATCTCGCCGCACGTTATAACCGACCCGGTTTCAATCTCATCGATCATTTTACTTATGCTTTGGTCAGCGATGGCGATTTAATGGAAGGCGTCGCAGCAGAAGCAGCATCACTCGCCGGTCATTTAAAACTAGGCAAATTAATTTATTTATATGACGACAATCACATGACGCTATCGGCTTCAACCCAGCTAGCGTTCACTGAAGACTGCCAACAACGTTTTAATGCTTATGGCTGGCATACGCACATGATTGAAGATGGCAATGATCTAGAAGCCATTGACCAAGCCATTAAAAATGCACAACAGGAAACTTTACGTCCCTCAATCATTATTATCAGAACCCATCTAGGCTACGGCTCTCCACATAAGCATGATACCTTTGAAGCCCACGGCTCTCCCCTAGGTGTAGAAGAAGTTAAGCTGACTAAACAAAATTTGGGCTGGCCTATCGAACCTAATTTTTACATACCCAAAGAAGCCACCAAACATTTTCATAACGCCCTCCTACAAGGGCGAAAATTAGAAAAATCCTGGAATGAACGATTGACCGCTTATGCAAAAAAATATCCAGATTTGGCACGTGAATTTTTACACTTAATGAATAAAGAACTCCCCTTAGGCTGGAACGAAAATATTCCCGTATTTCCTGCCCATGAGAAAGGCATGGCCACCCGCGATGCCTCGGCAAAAGTCATGCAAGCCTTTAGCCCTAATCTGCCGGGATTTATTGGCGGCTCGGCTGATTTAAATCCTTCGACGAAAACGCAATTAATTAACCTGGGTAATTTTCAAAATCCTGACATGGCCGTAGGCGACACCCAAGGGTCTGTAGATGGTGGTTGGACTTATGCCGGACGCAATATTTATTATGGCGTTCGCGAACATGCGATGGGCGCAATTAGTAATGGCTTGGCGACTTTTAATGGCATTATTCCATTCACAGCGACCTTTTTAACTTTCGCTGATTATATGCGCCCGCCGATGCGATTGGCGGCATTAATGGGACTGCAAGTGATTTATGTTTTTACTCACGACAGTTTAGCCTTAGGCGAAGATGGTCCAACGCATCAGCCCATAGAACAACTGGCGAGCCTGCGTGCCATTCCCAAAGTCGTTGTGATCCGGCCAGCAGATGCCAATGAAACTGCCATCGCCTGGCAAGTCGCTATAGAAACTCGTCATACGCCGGTGGCATTAGTGCTGACCAGGCAAGCAGTGCCTACACTAGATCGCAAGGAATTTGCCTCAGCCGAAGGTTTGCGACGCGGTGCTTATATTTTGGCAGATGCGCCAAAAAGCAAACCCGACATTATTTTAATTGCTAGCGGTTCAGAAGTTAGCTTAATTGTTCAAGCACAAAAAGAATTACAGAAAAAGAACATTGCCGTGCGCACGGTTTCCATGCCGAGCTGGGAATTATTTACAGCGCAATCACAAAAATATCGTGATTCAGTGCTGCCTCCTACCGTACCATTGCGACTGGCAGTTGAAGCGGGAGTTTCACAAGGTTGGGAGCGGTATATTGGAGAACAAGGTGCGATGATTAGCGTAGAGAAATTTGGTGCATCCGCACCCGCAGCAACATTAATGGAACACTATGGTTTTACTACAAAAAATGTTTACAAGCAGGCACTGGCCTTATTAAAAAAGAAAACCTCGTGA